One genomic window of Tenacibaculum tangerinum includes the following:
- the rocD gene encoding ornithine--oxo-acid transaminase, with amino-acid sequence MAVLDQLTSQQAIDLENKYGAHNYHPLPVVLSKGEGVYVWDVEGKKYYDFLSAYSAVNQGHCHPKIVGAMVNQAQTLTLTSRAFYNDMLGRYEKFATEYFGFDKLLPMNTGAEAVETALKICRKWAYEIKGIEENEAQIIVCENNFHGRTTTIISFSSDSVARKNFGPFTKGFIKIEYDNLQALEEALESNDNIAGFMVEPIQGEAGVYVPSEGYLAAAKALCKKHNVLFIADEVQTGIARTGRLLATCGNCSCEDKNCSGSPEAKPDVLILGKALSGGAYPVSAVLANDGIMNVIEPGNHGSTFGGNPVAAAVAIAALEVVRDEKLAENADRLGKIFRQELAEFAKENELVSLVRGKGLLNAIVINDTEDSSTAWDICIKLRDNGLLAKPTHGNIIRFAPPLVMNEEELRDCIRIIKKTITEFEK; translated from the coding sequence ATGGCTGTTTTAGACCAATTAACTTCGCAGCAAGCGATTGACTTAGAAAACAAATACGGAGCACATAACTACCACCCACTACCTGTAGTATTAAGTAAAGGAGAGGGAGTATATGTGTGGGATGTTGAAGGGAAAAAATACTATGATTTTTTATCAGCTTATTCAGCGGTAAATCAAGGGCATTGCCATCCAAAAATTGTTGGAGCAATGGTAAACCAAGCACAAACTCTTACATTAACATCTCGTGCGTTTTATAACGATATGTTAGGGAGGTATGAAAAATTTGCAACTGAATACTTTGGTTTCGATAAATTATTGCCAATGAACACAGGGGCAGAAGCGGTTGAAACTGCGTTGAAAATATGTAGAAAATGGGCGTATGAAATTAAGGGAATTGAAGAAAATGAGGCGCAAATAATTGTTTGTGAAAATAATTTCCACGGAAGAACAACCACCATTATTTCGTTTTCAAGTGATTCAGTAGCGCGTAAAAACTTTGGACCATTTACTAAAGGATTCATAAAAATAGAATACGATAATTTACAAGCTTTAGAAGAAGCCTTGGAAAGTAACGACAATATTGCAGGTTTTATGGTAGAACCTATTCAAGGAGAAGCGGGTGTATATGTGCCTTCTGAAGGATACCTAGCAGCTGCAAAAGCTTTGTGTAAAAAACACAATGTGTTATTTATTGCAGATGAGGTACAAACGGGTATTGCACGTACGGGTAGATTATTAGCTACCTGCGGAAATTGTTCATGTGAGGATAAAAATTGCTCTGGAAGTCCTGAGGCAAAACCAGATGTTTTGATCTTAGGAAAGGCATTGAGTGGTGGAGCATATCCAGTTTCTGCGGTACTGGCAAACGATGGTATTATGAATGTAATTGAGCCAGGGAATCATGGTTCTACTTTTGGAGGAAACCCTGTTGCGGCTGCAGTTGCAATAGCTGCCTTAGAGGTAGTTCGAGATGAAAAATTAGCAGAAAATGCCGATCGCTTAGGAAAGATTTTTAGACAAGAGTTAGCCGAATTTGCCAAAGAAAATGAGTTAGTTTCTTTAGTAAGAGGTAAAGGCTTATTAAATGCAATTGTAATCAACGATACAGAAGATAGCTCTACAGCTTGGGATATTTGTATTAAATTACGTGATAATGGATTGTTAGCAAAGCCAACACATGGTAACATCATTCGTTTTGCACCGCCATTGGTAATGAATGAAGAAGAATTAAGAGATTGTATTCGTATTATTAAGAAAACAATAACAGAGTTTGAAAAATAA
- a CDS encoding OmpA family protein, with amino-acid sequence MKKSIIYSLSVLFLAGTIFTSCKSIENANNTQKGAAIGTTAGAVIGAVIGNNVGSGNNSELGAILGGVVGGVAGGVIGNKMDKQAREIEEALPGADVERIGEGIKLTLGENAIQFATNKATLTATAQANLDKLVPVFKDYENTNIVIYGYTDNTGAVDYNQMLSEKRANSVRNYLASKGLDGSRFQTKGMGIEDPIATNDTAEGRSQNRRVEFAIVANEEMIEEAKKEAGKN; translated from the coding sequence ATGAAAAAATCAATCATTTATAGTTTATCAGTTTTATTTTTAGCAGGAACTATTTTTACTTCATGTAAATCTATTGAGAATGCTAACAACACTCAAAAAGGTGCTGCTATCGGTACTACTGCCGGTGCTGTGATAGGTGCTGTTATTGGAAACAACGTAGGTAGTGGAAACAACTCTGAACTTGGTGCCATTTTAGGAGGTGTTGTTGGTGGTGTTGCTGGTGGTGTTATTGGTAATAAAATGGACAAACAGGCCCGTGAAATTGAAGAAGCATTGCCTGGTGCAGATGTTGAAAGAATCGGAGAAGGTATCAAACTTACTTTGGGCGAAAACGCGATTCAATTTGCTACGAACAAAGCTACTTTAACTGCCACTGCACAAGCTAATTTAGACAAATTAGTTCCTGTGTTTAAAGATTACGAAAACACTAATATTGTAATTTATGGTTACACAGACAATACCGGTGCTGTTGATTACAATCAAATGCTTTCTGAAAAAAGAGCTAACTCTGTAAGAAACTACTTAGCTAGCAAAGGTTTAGACGGTAGTCGTTTTCAAACAAAAGGAATGGGAATTGAAGATCCTATAGCTACAAATGATACTGCTGAAGGAAGAAGTCAAAACAGACGTGTTGAATTTGCCATTGTAGCGAATGAAGAAATGATAGAAGAGGCTAAAAAAGAAGCAGGTAAAAACTAA
- a CDS encoding dicarboxylate/amino acid:cation symporter — translation MKKIALHWQILIGMVLGILFGLGMTFIDNGASFVSDWIKPFGTIFVKLLKLIAVPLIIASLVKGISDLKDISKFKNIGLRTILIYIGTTVIAITVGLILVNIVQPGNGISEETITKLTADYANSEGVQAKIAEASRQKQSGPLQFLEDMVPDNAMQAMSNNKAMLQVIFFTIFLGISILLVGEKKAKPLKQFFDSLNEVVLKMVDLIMLTAPYAVFALLANVVVSSNDPDLLLALLKYALTVVGGLLILIIFYMVLISVFTKKNPMWFLQQISPAQLLAFSTSSSAATLPVTMERVEEHIGVDKEVSSFVLPVGATINMDGTSLYQAVAAVFISQALSFDLTFADQLTIILTALLASIGSAAVPGAGMVMLVIVLESVGFPADKLAIGLALIFAVDRPLDMCRTVINVTGDATVSTLVAKSVGKLGKPHPKNWDDHYKEVK, via the coding sequence ATGAAGAAAATTGCACTACACTGGCAAATTTTAATAGGAATGGTTTTAGGTATTCTTTTTGGATTAGGAATGACCTTTATAGATAACGGAGCTTCATTTGTTTCTGATTGGATAAAACCCTTTGGGACTATTTTTGTAAAGTTATTAAAACTCATAGCCGTACCCTTAATTATCGCATCTTTGGTTAAAGGAATATCAGACTTAAAAGATATTTCTAAATTTAAAAATATAGGGTTACGTACGATATTGATATATATAGGTACTACTGTAATTGCTATAACAGTTGGACTAATACTCGTTAATATAGTACAGCCAGGAAATGGGATTTCTGAAGAAACCATAACCAAATTAACAGCAGATTATGCCAATAGTGAAGGGGTGCAAGCAAAGATAGCCGAAGCTAGTAGGCAAAAACAAAGCGGACCGCTTCAATTTTTAGAAGATATGGTGCCTGATAATGCGATGCAGGCAATGAGCAATAACAAAGCAATGCTACAAGTAATTTTCTTTACTATTTTCTTAGGAATATCGATACTATTGGTAGGAGAGAAGAAGGCAAAACCATTAAAACAATTTTTTGATTCATTGAACGAAGTTGTACTAAAAATGGTAGACTTAATTATGCTAACAGCTCCTTATGCAGTATTCGCTTTGTTAGCAAATGTGGTGGTATCTTCTAACGACCCAGATTTGTTATTGGCTTTATTAAAATATGCACTAACAGTAGTGGGAGGACTCTTAATTCTTATAATCTTTTACATGGTATTAATAAGTGTTTTTACCAAGAAAAATCCAATGTGGTTCTTACAACAAATTAGTCCAGCACAATTGTTAGCATTTTCTACAAGTTCGAGTGCTGCAACACTACCAGTTACGATGGAACGTGTAGAAGAGCATATTGGAGTTGATAAAGAAGTATCGAGTTTTGTATTGCCCGTAGGAGCTACCATAAATATGGACGGAACGAGTCTATACCAAGCGGTTGCCGCAGTTTTTATATCGCAAGCTTTGAGTTTTGATTTGACCTTTGCAGATCAGCTTACTATTATTTTAACTGCACTATTGGCTTCCATAGGTTCTGCAGCCGTACCGGGTGCAGGAATGGTAATGTTGGTCATCGTATTAGAATCAGTTGGTTTTCCAGCAGATAAATTAGCTATTGGTTTGGCATTAATTTTTGCAGTTGATAGACCGCTAGATATGTGTAGAACAGTTATCAACGTAACGGGTGATGCAACCGTTTCTACACTAGTAGCAAAATCTGTAGGAAAATTAGGAAAACCGCATCCTAAAAATTGGGACGACCATTACAAAGAGGTAAAATAA
- a CDS encoding lipocalin family protein gives MKKLSIICLFVFIVVGCKSTSVTNTKLDNKTERMLKGNWTITAVNFSGSNYLAVNSFNVEDSKCFIGSNWSFVSNNNEGEMSLNNPSTDCKDFSSPITWYVNTDGNFILKIIDSHKAKDVNSGYILKLNNVTENSFDLIDKVNVAGKIEDITYSFQRQ, from the coding sequence ATGAAAAAACTTTCAATTATATGCTTATTCGTTTTTATAGTTGTAGGCTGTAAATCTACCTCTGTAACAAATACAAAGCTTGATAACAAAACTGAGCGAATGCTAAAAGGGAATTGGACCATTACTGCGGTTAACTTTTCTGGTTCTAATTACTTAGCCGTAAATTCTTTCAATGTAGAAGACTCTAAGTGCTTTATTGGTAGTAACTGGAGTTTTGTTTCAAATAACAATGAAGGAGAAATGAGTTTAAACAACCCTAGTACCGATTGTAAAGACTTTAGCTCGCCAATTACTTGGTATGTTAATACTGACGGAAACTTTATTTTAAAAATCATCGATAGCCACAAGGCAAAAGATGTAAATAGCGGTTATATTTTAAAATTAAACAATGTAACAGAAAATAGCTTTGACTTAATTGACAAAGTAAATGTTGCAGGAAAAATAGAAGACATAACATACTCATTTCAAAGACAATAA
- a CDS encoding DUF937 domain-containing protein — protein sequence MTGILDLLNSDAGKAIISGVAGSTGQDTSKTSSVLTMALPVLMKAMQRNASTPKGAEGLMGALDQHDGGILDSLGDLFRGGVDEEVRQDGDKILGHVLGDKKHGVEKVIGQKAGVDTSVVADILKTAAPILMGVLGRQKRENNVRGASDLTGLLGGLLGGNSTQREQSFLEQILDADGDGSIVDDVAGMVLGNSSSSQQKSGGLLGGLLGGIFGRK from the coding sequence ATGACAGGAATTTTAGACTTATTAAATAGTGATGCAGGTAAAGCAATTATATCAGGAGTTGCAGGATCAACAGGACAAGATACTAGTAAAACTAGCAGTGTATTAACCATGGCGTTACCCGTTTTGATGAAGGCAATGCAACGTAATGCATCTACTCCGAAAGGAGCTGAGGGACTAATGGGCGCTCTTGATCAACATGATGGAGGTATTTTAGATAGCCTTGGTGATTTATTTCGCGGTGGCGTTGATGAGGAAGTAAGGCAAGATGGAGATAAAATTTTAGGGCATGTATTAGGCGATAAAAAACACGGAGTAGAAAAGGTAATAGGACAAAAAGCTGGAGTAGACACCAGTGTTGTAGCCGATATTTTAAAAACAGCTGCTCCTATTTTAATGGGTGTTTTAGGAAGACAAAAACGTGAAAACAATGTTCGAGGTGCTAGTGATTTAACCGGATTATTAGGTGGTTTACTGGGCGGAAATTCTACTCAAAGAGAGCAAAGCTTCTTAGAACAAATTTTAGATGCTGATGGTGATGGAAGTATTGTTGATGATGTTGCTGGAATGGTTCTAGGAAATAGCAGTAGCAGTCAACAAAAATCAGGCGGTCTGTTGGGAGGACTACTAGGTGGTATTTTTGGAAGAAAATAG
- a CDS encoding sterol desaturase family protein, whose amino-acid sequence MIILFFAGLFVFTLVEYLMHRYVYHIKPHTHTMEDMSYKMHGVHHDYPKDKKRLAMPPILALILATLFFILYRVILGDLVFGFLAGFLMGCTIYLTIHYSVHIFRVHKKFLKTLWYHHAVHHYRQPNKAFGVSSPLWDYVFNTMPKLRTETKEGQFIDD is encoded by the coding sequence ATGATTATACTATTTTTTGCAGGTTTATTCGTATTTACTTTAGTAGAATACCTTATGCACCGTTATGTATATCATATAAAACCTCATACCCACACCATGGAAGATATGAGTTACAAAATGCATGGGGTGCATCACGATTATCCAAAAGACAAAAAGCGTTTGGCTATGCCCCCTATTTTAGCCTTAATTTTGGCTACTCTCTTTTTTATCTTATACAGGGTAATTTTAGGAGACTTAGTCTTTGGTTTTTTGGCAGGGTTCTTAATGGGATGTACGATTTACTTAACTATTCACTATAGTGTTCACATTTTTAGAGTACATAAAAAATTTTTAAAAACATTGTGGTATCATCATGCTGTACACCATTACAGACAACCAAATAAAGCTTTTGGTGTCTCCTCTCCTCTTTGGGACTATGTGTTTAATACCATGCCTAAACTGAGAACCGAAACAAAAGAAGGCCAGTTTATTGACGATTAA
- a CDS encoding YceI family protein, translated as MKKSKFIICNLLLVFSFAWQVNSQQFQIDKTKSIITVSGTSSLHDWDVTTKTFDGEVNAVTEESFNINHLFIKIKSTSLKSGKKSMDKNTYKALKTKKHEFITFTMTKMNSITPLEDGNYRMKVSGDLEVAGQKRSILITFLVSKNQDGIGIIGSKVIHMTDYGIEPPKALLGAITTGDQITIKFNTKFKTEQS; from the coding sequence ATGAAAAAAAGTAAGTTTATAATATGCAATTTGTTGTTGGTGTTTTCTTTCGCATGGCAAGTAAATTCTCAACAATTTCAAATAGACAAAACTAAGTCTATTATTACGGTTTCTGGAACTTCTAGTTTGCATGACTGGGATGTGACAACCAAGACATTTGATGGAGAGGTAAATGCAGTAACTGAGGAAAGTTTTAACATTAACCATTTATTCATAAAGATAAAGTCTACATCTTTAAAGAGTGGTAAAAAAAGTATGGACAAGAACACGTACAAAGCTTTAAAGACAAAAAAACATGAATTCATAACCTTTACAATGACCAAAATGAATTCTATTACTCCTCTTGAAGACGGCAACTATCGCATGAAAGTATCTGGAGATTTAGAGGTAGCAGGACAAAAACGTTCTATATTAATTACCTTCTTAGTGTCAAAAAACCAAGATGGCATTGGCATTATAGGTAGCAAAGTAATACATATGACAGACTATGGTATAGAGCCTCCAAAAGCTTTATTGGGTGCTATAACCACAGGCGATCAAATAACTATAAAATTCAATACAAAATTTAAAACAGAACAATCATGA
- a CDS encoding TonB-dependent receptor, whose protein sequence is MVKNIVLAIVMVLSAIQIKAQNSIEVKVISDEKEPIIGASVYIKNTSLGAETNLKGIAKITTIPNGTQTLVISFIGFETIEKTMQFPTNKTQITVELHEDEESLETVVIQSTRSKRSIAEIPTRIEVISSEELAEKAFMNSSNIAMLLRESTGIQMQQTSANSANQSIRIQGLDGRFTQLLKDGFPLFGGFSSGLSIMQIPPLDLQQVEIIKGSSSTLYGGGAIAGLVNLVSKKPKNEREMNLMFDQTSRNGSTLNAFYSERFDRFGVTLYGSANRQQATDVNDDRFSDIPKVRSVTINPSIFYYPSKQEEWRLNFGTTLENRTGGAMDVIAGNTSLENGFYEKNKTERYSTQLSYTNDISEEKSFHFKNSISYFTRNLALSDYEFDGKQWASFTEATYNWYNTTSDWVLGGNMITENFIEKPTTNLDRSYEQFTVGAFTQNNWRLTKSLTLESGLRTDYNDHYGVFVLPRASLFIKYNDNVSSRIGGGLGYKIPTIFTEDAELRSYQNVMPINVSNFKPETSVGFNADINYKTKILNDNVSLSFNQLVFYTQVKNALLLEENATNYEFVNSNSPLNSYGAETNLKLKYKDFILFTNYAYNNVEINKNQKALTPKHSFGGVLMYEVHGTWRIGYEAYYKSSQLRNDLTQTPDFWTMGFMAMRTFGKISLYANFENFTDTKQQNYQEMIQPPHNNPSLTDIWAPTDGFVFNTGILVKL, encoded by the coding sequence ATGGTTAAAAATATAGTTTTAGCGATAGTAATGGTGCTATCAGCTATTCAAATAAAAGCACAAAATTCAATAGAAGTTAAAGTAATTTCTGACGAAAAAGAACCGATAATTGGAGCTTCGGTATATATAAAAAACACCAGCTTAGGCGCCGAAACAAATTTGAAGGGTATTGCAAAAATCACTACCATACCTAACGGAACACAAACGTTGGTAATTTCATTTATAGGGTTTGAAACGATTGAAAAAACAATGCAGTTTCCAACGAACAAAACTCAAATCACGGTAGAACTCCATGAAGATGAAGAGTCTTTAGAAACCGTCGTTATACAGTCGACAAGAAGTAAACGGTCCATAGCAGAAATACCCACTAGAATAGAGGTTATATCTTCTGAAGAATTAGCAGAAAAAGCATTTATGAATTCATCAAACATTGCCATGCTTTTACGCGAGAGTACAGGAATACAAATGCAACAAACCTCTGCCAATTCAGCGAATCAAAGCATTCGTATTCAAGGATTGGATGGTCGGTTTACGCAATTGCTAAAAGACGGATTTCCATTGTTTGGAGGTTTTTCAAGCGGATTGAGCATTATGCAAATTCCACCATTAGATTTACAACAGGTAGAAATTATAAAAGGAAGCTCGTCAACATTATACGGTGGCGGTGCTATTGCGGGTTTGGTAAATTTAGTTTCTAAAAAACCAAAAAACGAACGAGAAATGAACCTCATGTTCGACCAGACTTCTCGTAACGGAAGCACCTTAAACGCTTTTTATAGTGAACGTTTCGATAGGTTTGGAGTTACGCTATACGGTTCAGCAAATAGGCAACAAGCAACCGATGTAAACGACGATCGTTTTTCAGACATTCCAAAAGTTCGAAGTGTAACGATAAATCCGTCAATATTTTACTATCCTAGCAAACAAGAAGAATGGCGTTTAAATTTTGGCACAACTCTAGAAAATCGCACTGGTGGTGCTATGGATGTTATAGCAGGAAATACATCATTAGAAAATGGTTTTTATGAAAAAAATAAAACAGAACGCTACTCGACACAACTTTCGTATACAAATGATATTTCAGAAGAAAAAAGTTTTCATTTTAAAAATAGCATCAGCTACTTTACAAGAAATTTAGCCTTATCAGATTACGAGTTTGATGGAAAGCAATGGGCTAGTTTTACAGAAGCAACATACAACTGGTATAACACGACTTCCGATTGGGTTTTAGGAGGAAATATGATTACTGAAAATTTTATAGAAAAACCAACTACAAACCTAGATAGAAGTTATGAGCAGTTTACTGTTGGGGCATTTACACAAAATAACTGGAGACTCACCAAAAGTTTAACACTAGAAAGCGGTTTACGAACAGATTATAACGACCATTACGGAGTTTTTGTGCTACCCAGAGCCTCTTTATTTATAAAGTATAACGATAACGTATCGAGTAGAATAGGAGGAGGCTTAGGATATAAAATACCTACTATTTTTACAGAAGATGCTGAATTGCGTTCGTATCAAAATGTAATGCCTATTAATGTCTCAAATTTTAAACCCGAAACTTCTGTAGGTTTTAATGCAGATATTAATTACAAAACCAAAATTTTAAACGATAATGTATCGTTGTCATTCAATCAATTAGTTTTTTACACACAAGTAAAAAATGCACTGTTGTTAGAAGAAAATGCTACGAATTATGAGTTTGTAAATTCCAATAGCCCGTTAAATAGTTATGGAGCAGAGACCAATTTAAAGTTAAAGTATAAAGATTTTATACTGTTTACCAATTACGCGTATAATAATGTCGAAATTAATAAGAATCAAAAGGCATTAACCCCTAAGCACAGTTTTGGAGGCGTGTTAATGTACGAAGTACACGGTACCTGGCGAATAGGTTATGAAGCCTATTACAAAAGTTCGCAGTTAAGAAATGACCTTACACAAACACCCGACTTTTGGACGATGGGTTTCATGGCAATGCGAACATTTGGAAAAATTAGTTTGTATGCAAATTTTGAAAATTTTACCGATACCAAGCAGCAAAATTATCAAGAAATGATCCAACCACCTCATAACAATCCTAGTTTAACAGATATATGGGCGCCGACTGATGGATTTGTATTTAATACAGGAATCTTAGTAAAATTATAA
- a CDS encoding YceI family protein: MRLLVTYLSILLIPFLTTSKSTTVVISNDSKLTILGYTNINTFECQLDFQFVNPTLDVGYEQRGKKISFRNANLKIANSCFDCGKKMMNKDFLKLLKTKQYPNIEILLNEIDLISQQQALARVQLKIAGRKKEITVPIKISNEQHLSVQGCMDVKLSDFELEAPRKMLGLVVVSDAIEIHFDLNIKNKEIKKN; this comes from the coding sequence ATGAGATTGTTAGTTACCTATTTAAGTATTTTACTCATCCCTTTTTTAACAACTTCGAAATCTACAACCGTAGTTATTTCAAACGACAGTAAGCTTACTATCTTAGGTTATACCAATATTAATACTTTTGAATGTCAACTCGACTTTCAGTTTGTAAACCCTACACTAGACGTTGGGTATGAGCAGCGTGGAAAAAAGATATCATTTCGAAATGCCAACTTAAAAATAGCCAATTCATGTTTTGATTGTGGAAAGAAAATGATGAACAAGGACTTTCTAAAACTTCTGAAAACCAAACAATATCCGAACATTGAAATTTTGTTGAACGAGATAGATTTAATAAGTCAACAACAGGCACTTGCAAGAGTACAACTAAAAATTGCTGGCAGAAAAAAAGAAATTACCGTACCCATAAAAATTAGTAATGAACAACACCTTTCTGTTCAGGGTTGTATGGATGTAAAACTTAGCGACTTTGAGTTAGAAGCACCGAGAAAAATGTTAGGTTTAGTGGTCGTATCTGATGCTATTGAAATACACTTTGACTTAAATATTAAAAACAAAGAGATTAAGAAAAATTGA
- a CDS encoding cation diffusion facilitator family transporter: protein MGHNHHQHSHGNSTSNIAVAFFLNFGFTIIEFIGGFYTNSLAIMSDALHDLGDSLSLGLSWYFQKKSNKKATKTYSYGYKRFSLLGAIVNSIILVIGSVFIIKEAIPRILHPENADAKGMMWLAVLGIIVNGAAVLRLKKGTSINERVVSLHLLEDVLGWVVVLLASIVMQFWDVPVLDPVLSIAIAAFVLYNVYKNIKESLRIILQGTPENISINEVQQKIVSMKEIESIHDSHLWTMDGEYHVFTAHIVIQDKELSWEKGDEIKQRVKQMLHDDFHLEHITLELEFASKECSYKNCGS, encoded by the coding sequence ATGGGGCATAACCATCACCAACACTCACACGGAAATTCTACAAGCAATATTGCTGTGGCCTTCTTTTTAAATTTTGGGTTTACAATTATTGAATTTATTGGAGGTTTTTATACCAATAGCTTGGCAATAATGTCTGATGCTTTACATGATTTAGGAGATAGTTTAAGTTTAGGTTTATCGTGGTACTTTCAAAAAAAATCTAACAAAAAGGCGACTAAAACCTATTCATACGGATATAAAAGATTCTCTCTTTTAGGAGCCATCGTCAACTCAATAATATTAGTTATAGGTTCGGTGTTTATTATTAAAGAGGCAATTCCGAGAATACTACATCCAGAAAATGCTGATGCCAAAGGAATGATGTGGTTAGCGGTTCTAGGAATTATAGTAAATGGAGCTGCGGTGTTAAGGCTAAAAAAGGGAACCTCAATCAACGAACGAGTAGTTTCCTTACATTTATTAGAAGATGTACTAGGCTGGGTGGTTGTGTTGTTAGCGAGTATTGTTATGCAGTTTTGGGATGTTCCTGTGCTAGATCCTGTTTTATCAATCGCCATCGCTGCTTTTGTTTTATATAACGTGTACAAAAACATAAAAGAAAGTTTGCGAATTATATTGCAAGGAACCCCAGAGAATATTTCTATAAATGAAGTTCAACAAAAAATAGTTTCAATGAAAGAAATTGAAAGTATTCACGACTCCCATTTATGGACAATGGACGGCGAGTACCATGTGTTTACAGCTCATATTGTAATACAAGATAAAGAGCTATCTTGGGAAAAAGGCGACGAAATTAAGCAGCGTGTGAAACAGATGTTGCATGATGATTTTCACCTAGAACATATTACTCTTGAATTGGAGTTTGCATCGAAAGAGTGCTCCTATAAAAACTGTGGTTCTTGA
- a CDS encoding prohibitin family protein: MTRNQVELKFPKFGMLIPVAIILIIFIAKSTETIKSGQAGVLYKTFGGGVVTDQPPLGEGFHIVAPWNKVHVYEVRQQELFEKMKVLSSNGLEIQIDASAWYQPVYKDLGNLHQTLGENYLQRVIQPAIRSAARSVVGRYTPEQLYSSKRDAIQDEIFLETKKILEKQYVQLNEVLVRDVTLPPTIKEAIERKLKQEQESLEYEFRLVTAQKEAEKQIIEAKGKADANRILSASLTDKILQDKGIEATNRLANSNNSKVVIIGSGKSGMPIILGNQ, translated from the coding sequence ATGACAAGAAACCAAGTAGAACTTAAATTCCCAAAGTTTGGAATGCTCATTCCAGTAGCAATAATTTTAATAATTTTTATAGCAAAATCAACCGAGACCATCAAATCAGGGCAAGCAGGAGTACTGTATAAAACCTTTGGTGGAGGGGTAGTAACCGACCAACCACCATTGGGAGAAGGATTTCATATCGTTGCTCCTTGGAACAAAGTTCACGTATATGAAGTACGACAACAAGAACTTTTTGAAAAAATGAAGGTGTTATCGTCTAACGGATTAGAAATTCAAATTGATGCTTCTGCGTGGTACCAACCCGTTTACAAGGATCTAGGAAATTTGCACCAGACTTTAGGAGAAAATTATTTGCAGCGTGTTATTCAACCTGCTATTCGTTCAGCGGCTCGTAGTGTCGTTGGTCGCTACACACCTGAACAACTGTATTCTAGTAAAAGAGATGCCATTCAGGATGAAATTTTTTTAGAAACCAAGAAAATTTTAGAGAAACAATACGTTCAGTTAAATGAGGTTTTAGTGAGAGACGTTACCTTACCGCCAACCATTAAAGAGGCGATTGAGCGTAAATTAAAGCAAGAGCAAGAGTCTTTAGAATACGAGTTTAGATTGGTAACAGCTCAAAAAGAAGCAGAAAAGCAAATTATTGAAGCCAAAGGAAAGGCAGATGCCAACAGAATTTTAAGTGCTTCGTTAACCGATAAAATTTTACAAGACAAAGGTATAGAAGCGACCAATCGATTGGCAAATTCTAATAATAGTAAGGTGGTTATTATTGGTTCTGGTAAAAGCGGAATGCCGATTATTTTAGGAAATCAATAA